The Lycium ferocissimum isolate CSIRO_LF1 unplaced genomic scaffold, AGI_CSIRO_Lferr_CH_V1 ctg4389, whole genome shotgun sequence genome contains a region encoding:
- the LOC132044387 gene encoding uncharacterized protein LOC132044387 encodes MIKTGKLLSASPVSGVDGEEKQQTRTFKFGDLQVELTPGKAYIGATIAIIFSFLSWQLSQGVQSIPESSLQYANDNALLLAKSLRGTLLVMSYASTVLSAFATVGLILLGGQLKSEDK; translated from the exons ATGATAAAGACTGGAAAGTTGTTGTCTGCAAGTCCTGTATCTGGGGTTGATGGTGAAGAAAAACAGCAAACCAGGACATTCAAG TTTGGGGATCTTCAGGTTGAATTGACCCCTGGAAAAGCCTACATTGGAGCTACCATTGCAATTATCTTTAG TTTTCTTTCTTGGCAATTGAGTCAAGGGGTACAGAGCATACCAGAGAGCTCATTACAGTACGCAAATGACAATGCCTTGTTGCTTGCTAAG TCCCTGCGAGGAACTCTGCTTGTGATGTCCTATGCATCGACTGTTTTATCTGCTTTTGCAACGGTGGGACTTATTTTACTTGGGGGACAACTCAAGTCGGAAGATAAGTGA